In one Echinicola marina genomic region, the following are encoded:
- the sucD gene encoding succinate--CoA ligase subunit alpha yields MSVLVNKDSKVIVQGFTGSEGSFHAQQMIEYGTNLVGGVTPGKGGNTHLGKPVFNSVAEAVDKTGADTSIIFVPPAFAADAIMEAADAGIKVIIAITEGIPVKDMMMAKPYIKERGATLIGPNCPGVITPGEAKVGIMPGFVFKQGRVGIVSKSGTLTYEAADQIAKAGLGVSTAIGIGGDPIIGTSTKDAVKLLMEDPETDAIVMIGEIGGNYEAEAAKWIKADGNKKPVVGFIAGQTAPPGRRMGHAGAIIGGADDTAAAKMRIMRENGINVAESPAEIGEVMAQALNVKA; encoded by the coding sequence ATGAGTGTTTTAGTAAATAAAGATTCTAAGGTAATCGTGCAGGGCTTCACTGGATCGGAAGGTTCATTCCATGCGCAACAAATGATAGAGTATGGCACTAACCTAGTAGGTGGTGTCACTCCAGGAAAAGGAGGAAATACACACTTAGGTAAGCCAGTCTTCAATTCAGTAGCGGAAGCTGTAGATAAAACTGGTGCAGATACTTCCATTATTTTCGTTCCACCAGCTTTTGCAGCGGATGCGATCATGGAAGCAGCTGATGCAGGTATTAAAGTAATCATCGCTATTACTGAAGGCATTCCTGTCAAGGACATGATGATGGCAAAACCTTATATCAAAGAAAGAGGGGCAACATTGATCGGCCCTAACTGTCCAGGTGTGATCACTCCTGGAGAGGCCAAAGTAGGTATTATGCCTGGTTTCGTATTTAAGCAAGGTAGAGTAGGTATCGTATCCAAATCTGGAACACTCACCTATGAAGCAGCCGACCAAATTGCAAAAGCAGGTTTAGGAGTATCTACTGCAATAGGTATTGGTGGTGACCCTATCATTGGCACGTCAACCAAAGATGCAGTAAAATTGTTAATGGAAGATCCTGAGACAGATGCTATCGTAATGATCGGAGAAATCGGAGGTAACTATGAAGCTGAAGCAGCTAAATGGATTAAGGCTGACGGCAATAAAAAACCAGTTGTAGGATTTATCGCTGGCCAAACAGCCCCTCCAGGTAGAAGAATGGGACATGCTGGTGCAATCATCGGTGGCGCTGACGACACTGCTGCGGCCAAAATGAGAATTATGAGAGAAAACGGCATTAATGTCGCTGAATCTCCTGCTGAAATTGGTGAAGTAATGGCCCAAGCATTGAATGTAAAGGCTTAG
- a CDS encoding OmpA family protein has protein sequence MKTFKSVLGIILSSAILFSCADWSNTGKGAAIGGGAGGAIGGLIGSKKGNTAAGAVIGAAVGGAAGAAIGKYMDKQAEEMEAIEDAEVERVGEGIQLTFDSGILFGFDSYQLTPSAQENVMKLAKILNDYPDTNIMINGHTDSKGSDEYNQDLSEKRASSVANYLKMQGINNIRLTTVGHGESMPVATNDTDAGRAENRRVEVAITATDELVEKAENGELDSM, from the coding sequence ATGAAAACTTTTAAATCAGTACTAGGAATTATTTTAAGTTCTGCCATTTTGTTTAGTTGTGCAGACTGGAGCAACACTGGTAAAGGAGCCGCCATAGGTGGTGGTGCTGGTGGAGCAATTGGCGGGCTAATTGGCTCAAAAAAAGGTAATACTGCTGCCGGAGCAGTAATTGGTGCAGCCGTAGGCGGAGCCGCTGGGGCTGCCATTGGCAAATATATGGACAAGCAGGCCGAAGAAATGGAAGCCATTGAGGATGCTGAAGTAGAAAGAGTTGGTGAAGGAATCCAGCTTACCTTTGATTCTGGAATTCTATTTGGATTTGACTCTTATCAGCTTACCCCTAGCGCTCAGGAAAACGTCATGAAACTTGCCAAAATCCTAAACGATTACCCTGACACGAACATTATGATAAATGGCCATACAGATAGTAAGGGTAGCGATGAATACAACCAGGATCTTTCAGAAAAAAGGGCCAGTTCTGTAGCTAATTACTTAAAAATGCAAGGAATTAACAATATAAGATTGACAACTGTAGGTCACGGTGAAAGCATGCCTGTAGCAACAAACGACACCGATGCTGGCAGAGCGGAAAATAGACGAGTGGAAGTAGCGATTACTGCAACGGATGAATTAGTTGAAAAAGCTGAAAATGGAGAACTGGATAGCATGTAA
- a CDS encoding 2OG-Fe(II) oxygenase: MENLYEAIVNGLYDQGWYIAENFISDEFRKELLHEQQEILVHGQFRHAGIGKGEAFRIRPEIRSDKVFWLDPINLTELQEVYWDKMEALRREINQRCFLGLRSFEAHFSMYPPGSFYLRHLDQFQNVKYRVVTVILYLNDSWSKEDGGALRMYLPMGDGNEEIMDVYPEGGKLVVFMSGEIPHEVLTTNKSRISITGWLRDIEY, encoded by the coding sequence ATGGAAAACCTGTATGAGGCCATAGTAAATGGACTTTATGATCAAGGATGGTATATAGCTGAGAATTTTATTTCTGACGAATTTAGAAAGGAATTGTTGCATGAACAGCAGGAAATATTGGTGCATGGCCAATTTAGACATGCGGGAATAGGAAAAGGAGAGGCTTTTAGGATACGGCCTGAAATCAGAAGTGATAAGGTTTTTTGGTTGGATCCGATTAATTTGACTGAGTTGCAAGAGGTGTATTGGGATAAGATGGAAGCATTGCGTCGAGAGATTAACCAAAGGTGTTTTTTGGGACTTCGGTCATTCGAAGCGCATTTTTCTATGTATCCTCCAGGTTCTTTTTACCTCAGGCATTTGGATCAGTTTCAAAACGTAAAATACAGGGTTGTGACTGTCATACTATATTTGAATGATTCATGGTCCAAAGAAGATGGCGGTGCATTGCGAATGTATCTTCCAATGGGAGATGGGAATGAAGAAATCATGGATGTTTATCCTGAAGGAGGTAAGTTAGTCGTATTTATGAGCGGAGAGATTCCACACGAAGTACTGACTACTAATAAGTCAAGGATCAGTATAACCGGCTGGCTAAGAGATATAGAATATTGA